A single region of the Armatimonadota bacterium genome encodes:
- a CDS encoding Hsp20/alpha crystallin family protein, with protein MLARRTPFQELFELQRDLMDLFGRFFGSVTRGAADFLANTEALYRNGHLVIRAELAGVDPKSVDVSVAGDTLTIKGERKAPDVPMDDRLFSEIVYGKFERNIPLPEGLDADRVKAVWHNGMLEITIPVSQAIRPRKVPVEIAKA; from the coding sequence ACGCCATTCCAGGAGCTGTTCGAGCTCCAGCGGGACCTGATGGACCTCTTTGGCCGGTTCTTCGGGAGCGTCACCCGCGGGGCGGCGGACTTCCTGGCGAACACCGAGGCCCTTTACCGGAACGGGCATCTGGTGATTCGCGCGGAGCTCGCGGGCGTTGATCCCAAGAGCGTGGACGTCTCCGTCGCGGGCGATACGCTCACGATCAAGGGCGAGCGGAAGGCGCCCGACGTTCCCATGGACGATCGGCTCTTCAGCGAGATCGTCTACGGGAAGTTCGAGCGGAACATCCCCCTGCCGGAGGGCCTGGATGCCGATCGCGTCAAGGCTGTCTGGCACAACGGGATGCTGGAAATCACGATCCCGGTGAGTCAGGCGATCCGGCCCAGGAAGGTCCCGGTGGAGATCGCCAAGGCCTAG
- a CDS encoding DoxX family protein: protein MMLADLGLLIIRVVVGALFIGHGLQKLAGWFGGHGLPGTGQWMASLGLRPGRAWAALAGTLETLGGLCLGLGLLSPLGALFISGVMVMAIVRIHWPRGIWVTNGGYEYPLMNLTVAVAVALIGPGRYALDPYLGVALPVVPVQAVGLLLALAVTTLAGRAVPAERAEVRHAA, encoded by the coding sequence ATGATGCTTGCCGATTTGGGCCTCTTGATCATCCGCGTGGTGGTCGGTGCGCTGTTCATCGGTCACGGGCTGCAGAAGCTGGCCGGCTGGTTTGGCGGGCACGGGCTCCCCGGCACCGGTCAGTGGATGGCATCGCTGGGGCTGCGGCCCGGGCGCGCATGGGCTGCGCTGGCGGGAACCCTGGAGACACTCGGCGGCCTGTGCCTCGGGCTGGGCCTGCTCAGCCCGCTGGGAGCCTTGTTCATCAGCGGAGTCATGGTGATGGCGATCGTTCGCATCCACTGGCCGAGGGGCATCTGGGTCACGAACGGCGGATACGAGTATCCGCTGATGAACCTTACAGTGGCGGTGGCCGTCGCCCTCATCGGTCCCGGCCGCTACGCGCTGGACCCGTACCTCGGCGTGGCGCTGCCGGTGGTACCGGTGCAGGCCGTCGGGCTGCTGTTGGCCCTGGCCGTGACGACGCTTGCGGGGCGGGCAGTCCCCGCTGAGCGGGCCGAAGTGCGGCACGCTGCCTAG